A stretch of Henckelia pumila isolate YLH828 chromosome 4, ASM3356847v2, whole genome shotgun sequence DNA encodes these proteins:
- the LOC140864676 gene encoding uncharacterized protein isoform X1, giving the protein MKPKVTEAHRRPRNLQEGGPNWILVAGGALLSTLSIRLGYKLKQFLDNRQTATRSQSLIGNRKPMGRKKSASFPMHSDAFCFHQDEDGSRNVVEVKQNSDGQTEMSLPLVTVPTSVFNEESGVMWSSSPDRLELPQKPFHQSNSSDSPCVSESGSIIFSKREVIQKLRQQLKRRDDMILEMQDQIAELQNSHSVQLSHSSHLQSLLDAANGDLFDSEREIQRLRKAIADHCVGHIISGEKSPNVPTWPVEWKNGHTNGFQEIERNSECSEKARGDGGRIELLKREVSELKELIEGKDYLLQSYKEQKSELSMKIKELQQRLDSQLPNIL; this is encoded by the exons ATGAAGCCAAAAGTCACTGAGGCACATAGGAGGCCTAGAAATCTTCAGGAAGGGGGGCCAAACTGGATCCTTGTGGCCGGGGGTGCGTTGCTGAGTACGTTATCAATCCGCCTGGGCTATAAACTGAAACAGTTTCTTGATAACAGACAAACAGCGACTAGGAGCCAAAGTTTGATAG GAAATAGAAAACCTATGGGTCGGAAGAAGTCAGCAAGCTTCCCCATGCACTCAGATGCCTTTTGTTTTCATCAAGATGAAGATG GATCGAGGAATGTGGTGGAAGTCAAACAGAATAGTGATGGCCAAACTGAAATGTCTCTTCCCCTTGTGACTGTTCCGACTTCCGTGTTCAATGAAGAGAGTGGTGTAATGTGGTCATCTTCTCCTGACCGCCTCGAGCTGCCCCAAAAGCCTTTCCACCAGTCGAACAGCTCTGATTCACCTTGTGTTTCCGAATCTGGTTCCATCATTTTCAGCAAACGGGAAGTCATACAAAAATTGAGACAGCAATTGAAGAGAAGAGATGATATGATACTTGAAATGCAGGATCAAATCGCAGAACTTCAGAACTCCCATAGCGTGCAGCTTTCACATTCTTCCCATCTTCAATCTTTACTTGATGCTGCGAATGGGGATTTGTTTGATTCGGAGAGGGAAATACAGCGATTAAGAAAGGCAATCGCAGATCATTGTGTTGGACACATCATCTCTGGCGAAAAGTCTCCTAATGTTCCCACTTGGCCAGTTGAGTGGAAGAATGGTCATACAAATGGATTCCAGGAAATTGAAAGAAATTCGGAGTGTTCAGAGAAAGCCAGAGGGGATGGAGGAAGGATCGAACTGTTGAAGAGGGAAGTTAGTGAGTTGAAGGAATTGATTGAAGGAAAGGACTACTTGTTGCAAAGCTATAAGGAGCAGAAATCCGAGCTCTCGATGAAAATCAAAGAGTTGCAGCAGAGATTAGATTCTCAGCTTCCAAATATTTTGTAG
- the LOC140860718 gene encoding LOB domain-containing protein 23-like: MNSSTRCAACRHLRRRCPSDCIFSPYFPSNDSKRFRCIHKIYGASNVGKMLQELPMNRRTEAADSLCYEAYCRLKDPVYGCVGIITILWEQIHNVHCQLARIQAEIAAIRARSTQQNNYHQVEATPNFSPMSTTEQYYDISITNTNWFDLINLLDQ; the protein is encoded by the exons ATGAATTCGAGTACTCGTTGTGCTGCATGCCGACATTTGAGAAGAAGATGCCCTTCCGATTGCATATTCTCTCCTTATTTCCCTTCCAATGATTCCAAAAGATTTCGTTGCATCCACAAAATCTATGGAGCTAGCAATGTTGGAAAGATGCTTCAG GAACTTCCGATGAATCGACGAACAGAGGCGGCGGACTCCTTGTGCTATGAAGCTTATTGTAGACTTAAGGATCCAGTATATGGTTGTGTGGGAATAATCACCATTTTGTGGGAACAGATACACAATGTGCATTGCCAACTAGCAAGAATTCAAGCAGAGATTGCCGCAATTAGGGCTCGATCCACCCAACAAAATAATTATCATCAAGTTGAAGCTACACCAAATTTCAGTCCCATGTCAACAACGGAGCAGTACTACGATATCAGTATCACCAACACAAATTGGTTCGATTTGATCAACTTACTTGATCAGTAG
- the LOC140860717 gene encoding uncharacterized protein — MEANKKYPEARELTYAEFPMKYVWKKDTREFVPRKQRFSIGRIFYVPPGCGDMYYLRCLLNVNRGATCYDDMTRANGVQYHSLCDVCYSLELLNDDKEYNDGIIEASHWASAQSLRVLLATLLSSNCISRPEGEIVLNVASSGIASLLLPGGRTTHSRFEIPFNPNEKSTCNIKQGSPLAEINEKSKLIIWDEATMMHKFCFEALDKSMKDIMRFINPSSLQLPFGGKTVVLGGNFRQILPVIPRGSGQDIVLTTINSSYKYCNDPIASIVESTFSSSDISIGDTAYFQQRAILAPTLDVVQSINEYMISLNHSEGRLYLSSDIASHSDKSVGLLHDVHTPEYLNGIKCFGVPNHKLNLKVGTPVMLLRNVDHFLGLCNDTRLIVTMLGNRILEGQILTGSNAGHKVLIPILFLTPSDPRLLFKFQRRRWYPLIVSYAMTINKS, encoded by the exons ATGGAAGCTAATAAGAAATATCCAGAGGCAAGAGAATTGACATATGCTGAATTTCCAATGAAATATGTTTGGAAGAAAGATACCCGAGAATTCGTTCCCAGAAAGCAGAGATTTTCGATTGGGCGTATTTTTTACGTTCCTCCGGGCTGTGGAGACATGTATTATTTAAGATGTCTCCTAAATGTAAACCGTGGTGCCACTTGTTATGATGATATGACTCGTGCTAATGGTGTTCAATATCATTCATTATGTGATGTTTGCTATTCATTGGAGTTGTTGAATGATGACAAAGAATATAATGATGGCATTATTGAGGCAAGTCATTGGGCTTCAGCACAATCTTTGAGAGTTTTACTTGCTACTCTATTGTCATCGAACTGCATCAGCCGACCTGAA GGAGAGATTGTGTTGAATGTGGCATCCAGTGGTATTGCGTCTCTTCTTCTGCCTGGTGGAAGAACAACTCATTCACGCTTTGAGATTCCATTTAATCCTAATGAGAAatcaacatgcaatatcaaacaagGAAGTCCTCTTGCGGAGATTAATGAAAAATCTAAGCTTATCATTTGGGATGAAGCTACAAtgatgcataagttctgttttgAAGCTTTAGATAAAAGCATGAAAGATATAATGAGATTTATCAATCCTTCAAGCCTCCAGTTGCCATTTGGGGGGAAAACTGTTGTTTTGGGTGGCAATTTTCGTCAAATATTGCCTGTTATTCCAAGAGGCAGTGGGCAAGATATTGTTCTCACGACCATCAATTCTTCGTAT AAATATTGTAATGATCCTATTGCATCGATAGTCGAGAgtacattttcatcatcagacATTTCTATTGGTGATACTGCATATTTTCAGCAGAGAGCTATTTTGGCACCGACTCTTGATGTCGTTCAATCCATaaatgaatacatgatatctCTTAATCATTCCGAGGGAAGATTGTATTTAAGTTCTGATATAGCAAGCCACTCGGATAAAAGCGTTGGTTTATTGCATGATGTCCATACCCCTGAATACTTGAATGGGATAAAATGTTTTGGAGTACCAAATCACAAGTTGAATTTGAAAGTTGGAACTCCGGTTATGTTGCTGCGGAACGTAGATCATTTTCTTGGTTTATGCAATGACACTAGATTGATAGTGACGATGCTCGGAAACCGTATTTTGGAAGGACAAATTTTGACTGGGAGTAATGCGGGTCACAAAGTGCTTATTCCAATATTGTTTTTGACACCTTCTGATCCAAGActtctttttaaatttcaaagaaGACGGTGGTATCCTTTGATTGTATCATATGCAATGACAATCAACAAAAGTTAG
- the LOC140864676 gene encoding uncharacterized protein isoform X2, giving the protein MKPKVTEAHRRPRNLQEGGPNWILVAGGALLSTLSIRLGYKLKQFLDNRQTATRSQSLIGSRNVVEVKQNSDGQTEMSLPLVTVPTSVFNEESGVMWSSSPDRLELPQKPFHQSNSSDSPCVSESGSIIFSKREVIQKLRQQLKRRDDMILEMQDQIAELQNSHSVQLSHSSHLQSLLDAANGDLFDSEREIQRLRKAIADHCVGHIISGEKSPNVPTWPVEWKNGHTNGFQEIERNSECSEKARGDGGRIELLKREVSELKELIEGKDYLLQSYKEQKSELSMKIKELQQRLDSQLPNIL; this is encoded by the exons ATGAAGCCAAAAGTCACTGAGGCACATAGGAGGCCTAGAAATCTTCAGGAAGGGGGGCCAAACTGGATCCTTGTGGCCGGGGGTGCGTTGCTGAGTACGTTATCAATCCGCCTGGGCTATAAACTGAAACAGTTTCTTGATAACAGACAAACAGCGACTAGGAGCCAAAGTTTGATAG GATCGAGGAATGTGGTGGAAGTCAAACAGAATAGTGATGGCCAAACTGAAATGTCTCTTCCCCTTGTGACTGTTCCGACTTCCGTGTTCAATGAAGAGAGTGGTGTAATGTGGTCATCTTCTCCTGACCGCCTCGAGCTGCCCCAAAAGCCTTTCCACCAGTCGAACAGCTCTGATTCACCTTGTGTTTCCGAATCTGGTTCCATCATTTTCAGCAAACGGGAAGTCATACAAAAATTGAGACAGCAATTGAAGAGAAGAGATGATATGATACTTGAAATGCAGGATCAAATCGCAGAACTTCAGAACTCCCATAGCGTGCAGCTTTCACATTCTTCCCATCTTCAATCTTTACTTGATGCTGCGAATGGGGATTTGTTTGATTCGGAGAGGGAAATACAGCGATTAAGAAAGGCAATCGCAGATCATTGTGTTGGACACATCATCTCTGGCGAAAAGTCTCCTAATGTTCCCACTTGGCCAGTTGAGTGGAAGAATGGTCATACAAATGGATTCCAGGAAATTGAAAGAAATTCGGAGTGTTCAGAGAAAGCCAGAGGGGATGGAGGAAGGATCGAACTGTTGAAGAGGGAAGTTAGTGAGTTGAAGGAATTGATTGAAGGAAAGGACTACTTGTTGCAAAGCTATAAGGAGCAGAAATCCGAGCTCTCGATGAAAATCAAAGAGTTGCAGCAGAGATTAGATTCTCAGCTTCCAAATATTTTGTAG